One window from the genome of Candidatus Chlorohelix allophototropha encodes:
- the crcB gene encoding fluoride efflux transporter CrcB, whose translation MDLLLVGAGGFLGANARYILSSYAARRLGTAFPYGTFFINITGSFILALFSALASRSILAGVEYRWLVAVGFCGGYTTFSTYTFETLTMLRERNLRAALLFYLIGSFIAGLLSALVGFWLGNVF comes from the coding sequence ATGGATTTATTATTGGTCGGGGCGGGCGGTTTTCTGGGCGCAAACGCACGTTATATCCTTTCCAGCTATGCTGCTCGCCGCCTCGGTACCGCTTTTCCTTATGGCACATTCTTCATCAATATTACAGGTAGCTTTATTCTTGCGCTTTTTTCGGCGTTGGCTTCGCGTTCGATATTAGCGGGGGTAGAGTATCGCTGGTTGGTGGCAGTGGGCTTTTGCGGGGGCTACACTACTTTTTCTACCTACACTTTTGAGACTCTGACCATGTTGCGGGAAAGAAATCTCAGGGCTGCTCTGTTGTTTTATTTGATCGGCAGCTTTATAGCCGGATTACTAAGCGCGCTTGTCGGGTTTTGGTTGGGGAATGTTTTTTAA
- the crcB gene encoding fluoride efflux transporter CrcB, with product MRNYLLVGIGGACGAMVRYTMNGWLKGVVGNFPLDTFLINLSGSFMLGLFLTLLTRRNSAQVELRLLVGTGFIGAYTTFSSFTNEVLTLLRSENWLLGLSYSLASLVGGMLCVWAGYLGAVMLEGGLKKTKATTHEIKLADEAQPISEGKK from the coding sequence TTGCGCAATTATTTGTTGGTAGGCATAGGCGGCGCGTGCGGTGCGATGGTACGCTACACCATGAACGGTTGGTTAAAGGGTGTAGTGGGTAATTTCCCGCTCGATACTTTTCTAATAAATTTATCTGGTAGTTTTATGCTTGGTTTGTTTCTAACTCTCTTAACCCGGCGCAATAGTGCGCAGGTGGAATTGCGGTTGTTGGTTGGTACGGGCTTTATCGGGGCGTACACCACCTTTTCCAGCTTTACCAACGAAGTGCTAACCTTGCTTCGCAGTGAAAATTGGCTACTCGGTTTGAGCTATTCGCTTGCCAGCCTTGTGGGCGGAATGTTGTGTGTTTGGGCGGGCTACCTAGGTGCAGTTATGCTGGAGGGTGGTTTGAAGAAAACAAAAGCAACAACCCATGAAATTAAACTCGCTGATGAGGCACAGCCCATTTCCGAAGGCAAGAAATGA
- a CDS encoding thioesterase family protein yields MMPTADPIALYEVALNLPRTHELIIPENFIDSNGHMNVMYYTGVGNMGIKPFFKLVGISEDMIVSGERGFFALKQVISYLSELRVGEHVALHTGLVNYDRKRLHFIHHIVNLTRKRVASVDERVAMYMDLKVRRSAEFEPETLEKLKATLTRFRALDWQPQLSGAIQLSSLES; encoded by the coding sequence ATGATGCCGACTGCCGACCCGATTGCGCTTTACGAAGTTGCGCTAAATTTACCGCGCACCCATGAGTTGATTATTCCTGAAAATTTTATCGACTCCAACGGTCACATGAATGTGATGTACTATACCGGAGTGGGTAATATGGGCATCAAACCATTTTTCAAACTTGTGGGAATATCGGAGGATATGATCGTTTCAGGTGAACGGGGATTTTTTGCGCTCAAGCAAGTTATCAGCTACCTGAGCGAGCTAAGAGTGGGAGAGCATGTAGCGTTGCATACCGGGTTGGTAAATTATGATCGCAAACGCTTACACTTTATCCACCACATCGTAAATTTGACCAGAAAGCGGGTAGCCTCGGTTGATGAGCGCGTAGCAATGTACATGGATTTAAAGGTGCGTCGCTCCGCCGAATTTGAACCTGAAACACTAGAAAAGTTAAAGGCTACCCTTACCCGTTTCCGTGCGCTGGATTGGCAACCGCAATTGTCCGGCGCAATTCAACTATCCAGCCTTGAAAGCTAG